The following are encoded together in the Peromyscus leucopus breed LL Stock chromosome 1, UCI_PerLeu_2.1, whole genome shotgun sequence genome:
- the Tmem262 gene encoding transmembrane protein 262 isoform X2: MRWRDRIAVLFFPPGIMLTVAALMLFFLHMGVFASDVHNFCVTHNYERMSFQYTVVLTFSQVISICWAAMGSLYAEMTDDNAQWSHVLQPHVPGVSGHQLPRGETLRPGDRGQG; this comes from the exons ATGAGGTGGCGGGACCGAATAGCTGTGTTATTCTTCCCTCCAGGCATAATGCTCACTGTAGCTGCACTCATGCTCTTCTTCCTACACATGGGGGTCTTTGCTAGTGATGTTCACAACTTCTGTGTCACCCACAACTATGAGCGAATGAGCTTCCAGTACACAGTCGTCCTGACA TTCTCCCAGGTGATCAGTATCTGCTGGGCTGCCATGGGGTCACTCTACGCAGAGATGACCGATGACAA TGCTCAATGGAGCCATGTTCTTCAACCGCATGTCCCTGGAGTTTCTGGCCATCAATTACCGAGAGGAGAGACACTAAGGcctggggacaggggacagggctga
- the Zfpl1 gene encoding zinc finger protein-like 1 isoform X2, producing the protein MCIVQSYLQWLQDSDYNPNCRLCNTPLASRETTRLVCYDLFHWACINERAAQLPRNTAPAGYQCPSCNGPIFPSANLAGPVASALREKLATVNWARAGLGLPLIDEVISPEPEPLNSSDFSDWSSFNATSPPVQEGTDTTSVAPAFYSQAPRPSPSPHHPEQHTVIHMGSTEALTHAPRKVYDTRDDDRTAGLHGDCDDDKYRRRPALGWLAQLLRSRAGSRKRPLTLLQRAGLLLLLGLLGFLALLALMSRLGRAAADSDPNLDPLMNPHIRVGPS; encoded by the exons ATG TGCATCGTGCAGTCCTACTTGCAGTGGCTACAAGACAGTGACTACAACCCCAACTGCCGCCTGTGCAACACACCCCTGGCCAGTCGGGAGACGACCCGTCTTGTATGCTACG ATCTCTTCCACTGGGCTTGCATCAATGAACGTGCTGCCCAGCTACCACGAAACACGGCCCCTGCAGGCTACCAGTGCCCCAGCTGCAATGGCCCCATCTTCCCCTCAGCCAACCTAGCTGGCCCCGTGGCTTCAGCACTGAGAGAGAAGTTAGCCACGGTCAACTGGGCCCGGGCAGGACTGGGCCTCCCTCTG ATCGATGAGGTGATAAGCCCAGAGCCTGAGCCTCTCAATTCCTCAGACTTTTCTGACTGGTCCAGCTTCAATG CCACCAGCCCCCCTGTGCAAGAGGGGACAGACACCACCTCTGTTGCTCCAGCGTTCTACAGCCAggctccccgcccctccccttccccacaccaTCCTGAGCAGCACACGGTTATACACATGGGCAGCACTGAGGCCCTGACACACG CCCCAAGGAAGGTATATGACACACGGGATGATGACCGAACAGCAGGACTCCATGGAGATTGTGATGACGACAAATACCGTCGCCGGCCTGCTCTGGGCTGGCTGGCCCAACTGCTCAG GAGCAGGGCTGGGTCCCGGAAGCGGCCACTAACTCTGCTCCAGCGGGCAGGGCTCCTGCTCCTCCTAGGGCTGCTGGGCTTCCTGGCGCTCCTTGCCCTCATGTCTCGCCTCGGCCGGGCTGCAGCTGACAGTGACCCCAATCTGGACCCCCTCATGAACCCTCACATCCGTGTAGGTCCTTCCTGA
- the Zfpl1 gene encoding zinc finger protein-like 1 isoform X1: MGLCKCPKRKVTNLFCFEHRVNVCEHCLVANHAKCIVQSYLQWLQDSDYNPNCRLCNTPLASRETTRLVCYDLFHWACINERAAQLPRNTAPAGYQCPSCNGPIFPSANLAGPVASALREKLATVNWARAGLGLPLIDEVISPEPEPLNSSDFSDWSSFNATSPPVQEGTDTTSVAPAFYSQAPRPSPSPHHPEQHTVIHMGSTEALTHAPRKVYDTRDDDRTAGLHGDCDDDKYRRRPALGWLAQLLRSRAGSRKRPLTLLQRAGLLLLLGLLGFLALLALMSRLGRAAADSDPNLDPLMNPHIRVGPS; the protein is encoded by the exons ATGGGACTTTGCAAGTGCCCCAAGAGGAAAGTGACAAACCTGTTTTGCTTCGAACACCGAGTTAACGTCTGCGAGCACTGCCTGGTAGCCAATCACGCCAAG TGCATCGTGCAGTCCTACTTGCAGTGGCTACAAGACAGTGACTACAACCCCAACTGCCGCCTGTGCAACACACCCCTGGCCAGTCGGGAGACGACCCGTCTTGTATGCTACG ATCTCTTCCACTGGGCTTGCATCAATGAACGTGCTGCCCAGCTACCACGAAACACGGCCCCTGCAGGCTACCAGTGCCCCAGCTGCAATGGCCCCATCTTCCCCTCAGCCAACCTAGCTGGCCCCGTGGCTTCAGCACTGAGAGAGAAGTTAGCCACGGTCAACTGGGCCCGGGCAGGACTGGGCCTCCCTCTG ATCGATGAGGTGATAAGCCCAGAGCCTGAGCCTCTCAATTCCTCAGACTTTTCTGACTGGTCCAGCTTCAATG CCACCAGCCCCCCTGTGCAAGAGGGGACAGACACCACCTCTGTTGCTCCAGCGTTCTACAGCCAggctccccgcccctccccttccccacaccaTCCTGAGCAGCACACGGTTATACACATGGGCAGCACTGAGGCCCTGACACACG CCCCAAGGAAGGTATATGACACACGGGATGATGACCGAACAGCAGGACTCCATGGAGATTGTGATGACGACAAATACCGTCGCCGGCCTGCTCTGGGCTGGCTGGCCCAACTGCTCAG GAGCAGGGCTGGGTCCCGGAAGCGGCCACTAACTCTGCTCCAGCGGGCAGGGCTCCTGCTCCTCCTAGGGCTGCTGGGCTTCCTGGCGCTCCTTGCCCTCATGTCTCGCCTCGGCCGGGCTGCAGCTGACAGTGACCCCAATCTGGACCCCCTCATGAACCCTCACATCCGTGTAGGTCCTTCCTGA
- the LOC119088375 gene encoding uncharacterized protein LOC119088375, which produces MKPAEPRLEEPGNSREHSVEPSSEPKSDQQSEPTVAFLFTLLNTPEPKDAESDTEALERQFLGRDDWGPKRTSKEMQNLQRDCKRLQEALDCNHRDNLALEERLENLATSLYQNLEESLVTSKDPRVTQEIANVSQGKAEGTQEKSEDTEEEAFALRYLKRASTQRYSLERPIPQSSAMARRETKEWVPPREAAPSGNPSLSPSNKDPH; this is translated from the exons ATGAAGCCTGCTGAGCCACGGCTAGAAGAACCAGGGAACTCCAGGGAGCACAGCGTGGAG CCATCTTCAGAGCCAAAGTCGGACCAGCAGTCAGAACCCACTGTCGCATTCCTGTTCACACTCCTGAACACCCCTGAGCCCAAAGATGCTGAATC GGACACGGAagcactggagagacagttcCTGGGTCGGGATGACTGGGGCCCTAAGCGGACTTCAAAGGAGATGCAGAATTTGCAGAGGGACTGCAAGAG GCTTCAGGAGGCCCTGGACTGTAACCACAGGGACAACCTGGCCCTTGAAGAGAGGCTAGAAAACCTG GCTACCTCATTGTACCAGAACCTGGAGGAAAGTCTGGTCACTTCAAAGGACCCTCGAGTCACCCAGGAGATAGCTAATGTCTCCCAAGGAAAAGCAGAGGGCACCCAGGAGAAATCAGAAGACACCGAGGAGGAAGCCTTTGCTCTTAGGTATCTGAAGAGGGCTTCTACCCAGCGCTACTCCCTTGAGCGTCCCATCCCACAGTCATCAGCCATGGCCAGGCGTGAGACCAAAGAATGGGTACCTCCTCGGGAGGCTGCTCCATCAGGCAACCCCTCTTTAAGCCCCAGCAATAAAGATCCCCACTGA
- the Tmem262 gene encoding transmembrane protein 262 isoform X1 → MRWRDRIAVLFFPPGIMLTVAALMLFFLHMGVFASDVHNFCVTHNYERMSFQYTVVLTFSQVISICWAAMGSLYAEMTDDKFLRCFALTILMLNGAMFFNRMSLEFLAINYREERH, encoded by the exons ATGAGGTGGCGGGACCGAATAGCTGTGTTATTCTTCCCTCCAGGCATAATGCTCACTGTAGCTGCACTCATGCTCTTCTTCCTACACATGGGGGTCTTTGCTAGTGATGTTCACAACTTCTGTGTCACCCACAACTATGAGCGAATGAGCTTCCAGTACACAGTCGTCCTGACA TTCTCCCAGGTGATCAGTATCTGCTGGGCTGCCATGGGGTCACTCTACGCAGAGATGACCGATGACAAGTTTCTTCGATGCTTTGCTTTGACCATCCTGA TGCTCAATGGAGCCATGTTCTTCAACCGCATGTCCCTGGAGTTTCTGGCCATCAATTACCGAGAGGAGAGACACTAA
- the LOC114682110 gene encoding sororin, producing the protein MSERRTRSGGAAQRSGSRTPLTKSSKRSQRKSGSDLPNIFPESWPKTPHAAPARKAIVLKKIVAHTVKAPVVHTLRRSPRVSFILEKENSPPLKVPTKEDLFKTCSVPGTPTSTPVLYTQNADSNSVEGEDLDTRALDMSQKVRRSYSRLESLSSASTSTPGRRSFFGFEGPEDLPGVSPVVCSKLTEIPKVPAKPWVPDTTLPGISPPVVKEKRKKKVPEILKSELDEWAMAMNAEFEAAEQFDLLIE; encoded by the exons ATGTCGGAGCGGCGAACGCGGTCCGGAGGGGCAGCCCAGCGGTCTG ggtccaggactcCACTTACTAAGTCTTCGAAGAGGTCCCAGCGGAAATCTGGCTCAGATCTCCCGAACATCTTTCCTGAAAGTTGGCCGAAG ACACCTCATGCGGCTCCAGCCAGAAAGGCCATCGTCTTGAAGAAAATCGTGGCCCATACAGTAAAG GCCCCGGTTGTCCACACACTTCGAAGGAGTCCTAGG GTCTCTTTtatcttggaaaaagaaaacagccctCCTCTCAAGGTACCCACTAAGGAGGACCTCTTCAAGACTTGTAGTGTTCCTGGTACCCCGACCAGCACCCCAGTGCTGTATACTCAGAATGCTGATTCTAActctgtggaaggagaggacctgGACACCAGAGCCTTGGATATGTCCCAGAAAGTCAGGCGATCATACAGTCGTCTGGAGAGCCTCagttctgcctcaacctccaccCCTGGCCGCCGATCCTTCTTTGGCTTTGAGGGACCTGAAGACTTGCCTGGAGTCTCACCTGTAGTGTGTTCAAAGTTAACTGAGATCCCAAAAGTAcccgcaaagccctgggttccagacaCGACGCTTCCTGGAATCTCTCCTCCAGTCGTGAAAGAGAAGCGAAAGAAGAAGGTGCCAGAGATCCTG AAATCGGAGCTGGATGAGTGGGCTATGGCCATGAATGCTGAGTTTGAAGCTGCTGAACAATTTGATCTTCTGATTGAATGA